The proteins below come from a single Odontesthes bonariensis isolate fOdoBon6 chromosome 18, fOdoBon6.hap1, whole genome shotgun sequence genomic window:
- the rad21b gene encoding RAD21 cohesin complex component b isoform X2, with product MFYAHFVLSKRGPLAKIWLAAHWDKKLTKAHVFECNLESSVESIISPKVKMALRTSGHLLLGVVRIYHRKAKYLLADCNEAFIKIKMAFRPGVVDLPEENREAAYNAITLPEEFHDFDQPLPDLDDIDVAQQFNLNQSRVEEITMREEVGNLNLLQDNDFADFGMDDREMMREESAFEVDIMGASASNLLLEAEGGVNQMADKSNHLEYDDQYKDDFGDNPMESNEGGMLVDKLLSNEDGGGIFDDPPAIPESVMMPQDHGDDEDDFDALSGAPDSPDSGPTEPLPAMTDQTEQTALVHNEEETFALEPIDITVKETKAKRKRKLIVDSVKELDSKTIRAQLSDYSDIVTTLDLAPPTKKLMMWKETGGVEKLFSLPAQPLWNARLLKMFTRCLTPLVPDELRKRRKGGEADSLDEFLKDLENPDVPREEIAAHQQRDIMDQTIMEETGALQTSAVEGSRTTLDESVMPPPSTQRGLKRKSQDTEPALPMGALDEQQQQQQQQQQQQQQQQQGSKATHEPEQLEATTVDLPPEETTTTNISQLIELDLLADKDKKKNDDDSEEEEEEVQGGDQDQEERRWNKRTQQMLHGLQRVMAKTGAPSISLLDLCRNNNRKQAAAKFYSFLVLKKQQAVELVQEEPYSDIIATPGPRFHVI from the exons ATGTTTTATGCCCACTTTGTCCTCAGCAAACGTGGGCCGCTGGCCAAAATCTGGCTGGCGGCCCACTGGGACAAGAAGCTGACCAAGGCTCATGTGTTCGAGTGCAATTTGGAGAGCAGCGTAGAGAGCATCATCTCACCCAAA GTGAAAATGGCTTTACGAACATCGGGGCATCTGCTGCTCGGGGTGGTGAGGATCTACCACAGGAAGGCCAAATACCTGCTGGCAGATTGTAATGAGGCCTTCATCAAGATTAAGATGGCATTTCGACCAG GTGTGGTGGATCTTCCAGAGGAGAACAGAGAAGCAGCCTACAACGCCATCACGTTACCCGAGGAGTTCCATGATTTTGATCAGCCGCTGCCAGATTTAGA CGACATTGACGTGGCTCAGCAGTTCAACTTGAATCAGAGCAGAGTGGAAGAAATCACCATGAGAGAGGAGGTGGGCAACCTCAACCTGCTGCAGGACAATGACTTTG CTGACTTCGGGATGGACGACAGGGAGATGATGCGAGAGGAGAGTGCGTTTGAGGTGGACATCATGGGAGCGTCAGCTTCCAACCTGCTGCTGGAGGCTGAGGGCGGAGTTAACCAAATGGCTGACAAGTCCAACCACCTGGAGTATGACGACCAATACAAAGATGACTTTGGAGACAATCCCATGGAAAGCAATGAGGGAGGGATGCTGG TGGACAAGCTGCTGAGTAACGAAGACGGAGGCGGCATCTTTGACGACCCACCCGCCATCCCAGAAAGTGTGATGATGCCTCAGGACCACGGAGACGATGAGGATGACTTTGACGCTCTCTCAG GAGCCCCAGATAGTCCCGACTCAGGCCCAACAGAGCCGCTGCCAGCCATGACTGACCAGACAGAACAGACTGCTTTGGTTCACAATGAGGAAGAAACTTTCGCCCTGGAGCCCATCGACATCACTG TGAAGGAGACCAAGGCCAAGCGTAAGAGGAAGCTGATTGTAGACAGCGTGAAGGAGCTGGATAGTAAAACTATCCGCGCACAGCTTTCTGACTACTCCGACATTGTCACTACACTGGATCTGGCTCCTCCCACCAAGAAATTGATGATGTGGAAGGAGACAGGAGGAGTCGAGAAGCTCTTCTCCCTCCCAGCTCAGCCTCTCTGGAACGCTAGGCTGTTGAAG ATGTTTACGAGATGTCTGACGCCACTAGTGCCAGATgaactgaggaagaggaggaaaggtGGAGAGGCTGATAGTCTGGATGAGTTCCTGAAGGATCTGGAGAACCCAGATGTGCCAAGAGAGGAAATCGCAGCCCACCAGCAGAGAGATATCATGG ACCAGACAATCATGGAAGAGACTGGTGCGCTCCAGACTTCAGCAGTGGAGGGGAGCAGAACAACGCTGGACGAGTCGGTCATGCCACCTCCATCCACCCAAAGAGGCCTGAAACGCAAGTCTCAGGACACAGAGCCAGCCCTGCCT ATGGGAGCCTTGGacgaacagcagcagcagcagcagcagcagcagcagcagcagcagcagcagcagcaggggtcCAAAGCAACTCATGAGCCCGAGCAGCTCGAGGCAACCACCGTGGATTTGCCCCCTGAGGAGACCACTACCACGAACATCAGCCAGCTGATAGAGTTGGACTTGCTCGCCGACAAGGACAAGAAAAAGAATGATGATGACTCTGAGGAAGAG GAGGAGGAAGTGCAGGGAGGAGACCAGGAccaggaggagaggaggtggAACAAAAGAACCCAGCAGATGCTTCATGGCCTACAG AGGGTGATGGCCAAAACGGGCGCGCCGTCCATCAGCCTGCTGGACCTGTGCaggaacaacaacaggaagcAGGCAGCTGCCAAGTTCTACAGCTTCCTGGTTCTGAAGAAGCAGCAGGCAGTGGAGCTGGTCCAGGAGGAGCCTTACAGCGACATCATAGCTACACCTGGGCCTCGCTTCCACGTCATCTAA
- the rad21b gene encoding RAD21 cohesin complex component b isoform X1 has protein sequence MFYAHFVLSKRGPLAKIWLAAHWDKKLTKAHVFECNLESSVESIISPKVKMALRTSGHLLLGVVRIYHRKAKYLLADCNEAFIKIKMAFRPGVVDLPEENREAAYNAITLPEEFHDFDQPLPDLDDIDVAQQFNLNQSRVEEITMREEVGNLNLLQDNDFADFGMDDREMMREESAFEVDIMGASASNLLLEAEGGVNQMADKSNHLEYDDQYKDDFGDNPMESNEGGMLVDKLLSNEDGGGIFDDPPAIPESVMMPQDHGDDEDDFDALSAGAPDSPDSGPTEPLPAMTDQTEQTALVHNEEETFALEPIDITVKETKAKRKRKLIVDSVKELDSKTIRAQLSDYSDIVTTLDLAPPTKKLMMWKETGGVEKLFSLPAQPLWNARLLKMFTRCLTPLVPDELRKRRKGGEADSLDEFLKDLENPDVPREEIAAHQQRDIMDQTIMEETGALQTSAVEGSRTTLDESVMPPPSTQRGLKRKSQDTEPALPMGALDEQQQQQQQQQQQQQQQQQGSKATHEPEQLEATTVDLPPEETTTTNISQLIELDLLADKDKKKNDDDSEEEEEEVQGGDQDQEERRWNKRTQQMLHGLQRVMAKTGAPSISLLDLCRNNNRKQAAAKFYSFLVLKKQQAVELVQEEPYSDIIATPGPRFHVI, from the exons ATGTTTTATGCCCACTTTGTCCTCAGCAAACGTGGGCCGCTGGCCAAAATCTGGCTGGCGGCCCACTGGGACAAGAAGCTGACCAAGGCTCATGTGTTCGAGTGCAATTTGGAGAGCAGCGTAGAGAGCATCATCTCACCCAAA GTGAAAATGGCTTTACGAACATCGGGGCATCTGCTGCTCGGGGTGGTGAGGATCTACCACAGGAAGGCCAAATACCTGCTGGCAGATTGTAATGAGGCCTTCATCAAGATTAAGATGGCATTTCGACCAG GTGTGGTGGATCTTCCAGAGGAGAACAGAGAAGCAGCCTACAACGCCATCACGTTACCCGAGGAGTTCCATGATTTTGATCAGCCGCTGCCAGATTTAGA CGACATTGACGTGGCTCAGCAGTTCAACTTGAATCAGAGCAGAGTGGAAGAAATCACCATGAGAGAGGAGGTGGGCAACCTCAACCTGCTGCAGGACAATGACTTTG CTGACTTCGGGATGGACGACAGGGAGATGATGCGAGAGGAGAGTGCGTTTGAGGTGGACATCATGGGAGCGTCAGCTTCCAACCTGCTGCTGGAGGCTGAGGGCGGAGTTAACCAAATGGCTGACAAGTCCAACCACCTGGAGTATGACGACCAATACAAAGATGACTTTGGAGACAATCCCATGGAAAGCAATGAGGGAGGGATGCTGG TGGACAAGCTGCTGAGTAACGAAGACGGAGGCGGCATCTTTGACGACCCACCCGCCATCCCAGAAAGTGTGATGATGCCTCAGGACCACGGAGACGATGAGGATGACTTTGACGCTCTCTCAG CAGGAGCCCCAGATAGTCCCGACTCAGGCCCAACAGAGCCGCTGCCAGCCATGACTGACCAGACAGAACAGACTGCTTTGGTTCACAATGAGGAAGAAACTTTCGCCCTGGAGCCCATCGACATCACTG TGAAGGAGACCAAGGCCAAGCGTAAGAGGAAGCTGATTGTAGACAGCGTGAAGGAGCTGGATAGTAAAACTATCCGCGCACAGCTTTCTGACTACTCCGACATTGTCACTACACTGGATCTGGCTCCTCCCACCAAGAAATTGATGATGTGGAAGGAGACAGGAGGAGTCGAGAAGCTCTTCTCCCTCCCAGCTCAGCCTCTCTGGAACGCTAGGCTGTTGAAG ATGTTTACGAGATGTCTGACGCCACTAGTGCCAGATgaactgaggaagaggaggaaaggtGGAGAGGCTGATAGTCTGGATGAGTTCCTGAAGGATCTGGAGAACCCAGATGTGCCAAGAGAGGAAATCGCAGCCCACCAGCAGAGAGATATCATGG ACCAGACAATCATGGAAGAGACTGGTGCGCTCCAGACTTCAGCAGTGGAGGGGAGCAGAACAACGCTGGACGAGTCGGTCATGCCACCTCCATCCACCCAAAGAGGCCTGAAACGCAAGTCTCAGGACACAGAGCCAGCCCTGCCT ATGGGAGCCTTGGacgaacagcagcagcagcagcagcagcagcagcagcagcagcagcagcagcagcaggggtcCAAAGCAACTCATGAGCCCGAGCAGCTCGAGGCAACCACCGTGGATTTGCCCCCTGAGGAGACCACTACCACGAACATCAGCCAGCTGATAGAGTTGGACTTGCTCGCCGACAAGGACAAGAAAAAGAATGATGATGACTCTGAGGAAGAG GAGGAGGAAGTGCAGGGAGGAGACCAGGAccaggaggagaggaggtggAACAAAAGAACCCAGCAGATGCTTCATGGCCTACAG AGGGTGATGGCCAAAACGGGCGCGCCGTCCATCAGCCTGCTGGACCTGTGCaggaacaacaacaggaagcAGGCAGCTGCCAAGTTCTACAGCTTCCTGGTTCTGAAGAAGCAGCAGGCAGTGGAGCTGGTCCAGGAGGAGCCTTACAGCGACATCATAGCTACACCTGGGCCTCGCTTCCACGTCATCTAA
- the aard gene encoding alanine- and arginine-rich domain-containing protein, translating into MDRDSHSEDTLSTMVLENIKNKLIHAFRVTSESREDAGDSGVSVRPLSMGRSSQANEELRRAQIDGAITWLRSELLEMRTQDLQLAQTLLGLNTEIQRLRRESFGGVEVEGDEQP; encoded by the exons ATGGACCGAGACAGTCACAGTGAGGACACGCTGTCCACTATGGTCCTGGAGAACATAAAGAACAAACTGATTCATGCCTTCAGAGTGACATCGGAGTCCAGAGAAGATGCTGGAGACTCAGGCGTCAGCGTGAGGCCGCTCAGCATGGGCAGGAGTTCCCAAGCGAACGAGGAGCTGCGGCGGGCGCAGATAGATGGAGCGATAACCTGGCTGAGGTCTGAACTG CTGGAAATGCGCACTCAGGACCTCCAGCTGGCTCAGACACTGCTGGGGCTCAACACAGAGATCcaaagactgaggagagagagtttTGGGGGTGTGGAGGTGGAGGGGGATGAGCAGCCGTGA
- the LOC142367570 gene encoding uncharacterized protein LOC142367570: protein MMEVVLTRLRDFSCKTSTFDDGKLVQQSACRDPRGPTDHPRQGCTAGGDGSRLDIESALAWLRRELMEMRSQDQALIRQLMELHSGIQELKQELSEEEQEEESDEEEQEGSYWDSESEQGSRSVYSTSGEIVFNVPNQKMPRPFYLGGLPERVFYRRSSVP, encoded by the exons ATGATGGAAGTTGTCCTAACCAGACTGCGGGACTTCTCCTGCAAGACCTCGACCTTTGATGACGGTAAACTGGTGCAACAGAGTGCCTGCAGGGACCCTCGGGGCCCGACTGACCACCCCAGACAGGGGTGCACAGCTGGAGGAGATGGCAGTAGACTGGACATAGAGAGTGCACTGGCCTGGCTGCGAAGGGAGCTG ATGGAGATGCGTTCCCAGGACCAAGCCCTGATCCGGCAGCTGATGGAGCTTCACTCTGGCATCCAAGAGCTCAAGCAGGAGTTGTCCGAGGAGGAGCAAGAAGAGGAATCGgatgaggaggagcaggaaggcAGCTACTGGGACTCTGAAAGCGAACAGGGAAGCCGAAGCGTCTACTCCACCTCGGGGGAGATAGTATTCAATGTTCCTAACCAAAAGATGCCCAGACCTTTTTACTTAGGAGGTTTACCAGAGAGGGTGTTTTACAGGAGAAGCTCTGTGCCTTGA